A DNA window from Pseudomonas wuhanensis contains the following coding sequences:
- a CDS encoding phage tail protein, translating into MAAQEFYTILTKAGIQYEADCKATGKPIKLVKMSVGDGNGATYNPVDTQVALKRTVWEGSFSNLYQDKTNTAWLVVEAIIPQNVGGFWIREVAVWTDTGVLYAIGKYPESFKPLIATGAGREINIRTIFTTSNADNVTLMLDGSVIQATRAWVKEFVEVELASIKKDLSAEHAEGKTHNYPLTNFIETDWVAESSQSEYLAEIFRTFGQSGVLGSRQYGSAGTESFNRTFDGAYSAINLHNHPNLLATPGLGEIAAMINGHMVRTRHNDYRLRSAAPGNYLAMVDIAPPAAPASVNAAVGIPAKVAEMREYFRAFAARDTEIRDYRPHFRWNLSVLEIWPELLTDEVNDTFESFRHLEEINGYRDLLSRTLLMGATGFSGRNENGSFIPGSVRQVSKTGRPQYVAWRYRISVADVGSVGDYPVEKLVTPLDLPLQRWHANLTGPQVATSRRQRWRINRELSADPTWGAYNESPTIDLLDELMAKVPGLNGAGANLVEQYTDSGVVTKLTKWDSPELLNAAYYNRRYGHERNASGRTKGLRSYNDPTLFVASNTRPEVASFTADGQTYRNSYAIPLELILRTPLEGWNPYGIATVNATAGDGATAQTAWTGRSDSSRHYLTPAEMFSDTVLDPDPADTGASPRWVLDSAGAPRLVRASGIYAVLPKIDGAGGLCLRYPVYPMYHEGGWAAAAVDALAGDCTTSLVNLMRGYMTQRDSIAEMDESIRVLKNEVSQLKQK; encoded by the coding sequence ATGGCAGCGCAAGAGTTTTATACGATTTTGACCAAGGCCGGCATTCAATATGAAGCCGACTGCAAGGCCACCGGCAAGCCAATCAAGCTGGTCAAAATGAGCGTCGGTGACGGTAACGGCGCCACCTACAACCCTGTGGATACGCAAGTCGCATTGAAGCGTACGGTCTGGGAAGGCAGCTTCAGCAACCTGTATCAAGACAAAACAAACACAGCCTGGTTGGTGGTCGAGGCGATCATTCCTCAAAACGTCGGTGGCTTCTGGATTCGTGAAGTGGCCGTCTGGACCGACACCGGCGTGTTGTACGCCATCGGCAAATACCCTGAGTCGTTTAAGCCGCTCATTGCCACCGGTGCCGGTCGCGAAATCAACATTCGCACCATCTTCACCACCAGCAATGCCGACAACGTGACGTTGATGCTCGACGGCTCGGTCATTCAGGCGACCCGTGCCTGGGTGAAAGAGTTTGTTGAAGTCGAATTGGCCAGCATCAAAAAAGATTTGTCGGCCGAACATGCAGAAGGCAAAACCCATAACTACCCGCTGACCAATTTCATCGAAACAGACTGGGTCGCCGAGTCGAGTCAGTCAGAATACCTAGCTGAAATTTTCCGAACCTTTGGCCAGTCGGGGGTTTTGGGCAGTCGTCAATACGGCTCTGCCGGGACCGAGTCGTTCAACCGCACGTTCGACGGCGCTTATTCGGCCATCAACCTGCACAACCACCCCAACCTGCTGGCCACTCCGGGGCTGGGTGAAATCGCGGCCATGATCAACGGCCACATGGTCAGGACGCGGCACAACGACTACCGCCTGCGCAGCGCTGCGCCGGGTAACTACCTGGCCATGGTGGACATTGCCCCACCAGCAGCCCCCGCGTCGGTGAATGCGGCGGTCGGCATTCCGGCGAAGGTCGCAGAAATGCGTGAATACTTTCGGGCCTTTGCTGCGCGGGATACCGAGATTCGTGACTACCGGCCACATTTTCGCTGGAACCTGTCGGTGCTGGAAATCTGGCCGGAGCTGTTGACCGACGAGGTGAACGATACCTTTGAAAGCTTCCGCCATCTGGAGGAAATCAACGGCTATCGCGACCTGTTGTCGCGCACCTTGTTGATGGGCGCCACCGGCTTCAGCGGTCGCAATGAAAACGGGTCGTTTATCCCTGGCTCGGTGCGCCAAGTGTCCAAGACTGGGCGGCCGCAGTACGTGGCCTGGCGCTACCGCATATCGGTCGCAGACGTGGGCAGTGTGGGGGATTACCCCGTTGAAAAACTCGTCACCCCACTCGATCTGCCGTTGCAGCGTTGGCACGCGAACCTGACAGGGCCGCAGGTGGCGACAAGCCGCCGTCAGCGGTGGCGTATCAACCGTGAGCTGTCGGCCGATCCGACCTGGGGCGCGTACAACGAATCCCCAACCATTGACCTACTGGATGAACTGATGGCGAAGGTTCCGGGGCTGAACGGCGCCGGGGCGAACCTGGTCGAGCAGTACACGGACAGCGGTGTGGTCACCAAGCTGACCAAGTGGGACAGCCCTGAACTGCTGAACGCGGCTTACTACAACCGCCGGTATGGGCACGAGCGCAACGCTAGCGGCCGCACCAAGGGCCTGCGTAGTTACAACGATCCGACGCTGTTCGTCGCGTCCAATACCCGCCCAGAGGTGGCGTCGTTTACGGCGGATGGCCAAACCTATCGCAACAGCTATGCGATTCCGTTGGAGCTGATTTTGCGCACGCCACTGGAGGGCTGGAACCCTTATGGCATTGCCACGGTAAACGCCACGGCCGGCGATGGCGCCACCGCGCAAACCGCTTGGACGGGGCGCAGCGATAGCTCTCGGCACTACCTCACGCCGGCCGAAATGTTCTCTGACACGGTGTTAGATCCCGATCCAGCGGATACCGGGGCAAGCCCGCGTTGGGTGTTGGATAGCGCCGGAGCGCCTCGACTGGTGCGGGCCTCGGGCATCTACGCGGTGCTGCCCAAAATCGATGGCGCTGGTGGGTTGTGTCTGCGTTACCCGGTCTATCCGATGTACCACGAAGGAGGCTGGGCGGCAGCAGCTGTCGATGCCCTAGCGGGCGACTGCACGACCAGCCTGGTGAATTTGATGCGTGGCTACATGACGCAAAGAGACTCAATCGCAGAAATGGATGAGTCGATCCGGGTACTTAAAAACGAAGTTTCGCAACTTAAACAGAAATAA
- a CDS encoding baseplate J/gp47 family protein, giving the protein MSTFAAIDLAQLPAPQIVEQIDFEQILAERKAYAISLWPVEEQAEIAARLTLESEPLTKLLEENAYRETVWRQRVNEASVANMLALAKGTDLENIAANYNVARLVVQEARPSAIPPIPRVMESDDSLRERAQMAWEGLSTAGSRNSYIFHARSADGQVADATAESPAPAAVVVIVQSLLGDGTASPALLATVKTYLSDDDRRPVADRLTVQGADIINYQVKAKLYMLSNGPESELALAAAKTSLLKFVSQRRRLGLEVSESIVHASLHVEGVRKVVLQDWRDIVASPYQAPFCTDIDLSLGVE; this is encoded by the coding sequence ATGAGTACCTTTGCCGCCATCGACCTGGCTCAGCTGCCGGCCCCGCAGATCGTCGAACAGATCGATTTCGAGCAGATCCTTGCCGAGCGCAAGGCCTACGCCATCAGCCTCTGGCCAGTCGAAGAACAGGCCGAAATCGCTGCACGCCTTACGCTGGAGTCGGAGCCGCTGACCAAGCTGCTCGAGGAGAACGCCTATCGCGAGACTGTCTGGCGTCAGCGTGTGAATGAAGCGTCCGTTGCAAACATGCTGGCCTTGGCCAAAGGCACCGATCTCGAAAACATCGCCGCGAATTACAACGTCGCACGCCTGGTCGTTCAGGAAGCCAGGCCATCCGCGATACCGCCAATCCCTCGGGTGATGGAGAGTGACGACAGCCTGCGCGAGCGTGCACAAATGGCCTGGGAAGGTCTGAGCACTGCAGGTTCCCGCAACAGCTACATCTTTCATGCTCGCTCGGCAGATGGCCAAGTGGCTGACGCAACCGCCGAAAGCCCTGCACCCGCCGCAGTGGTGGTGATCGTGCAATCGCTGCTCGGCGACGGTACTGCCTCGCCTGCGCTGCTGGCCACGGTCAAGACATACCTGAGTGACGATGATCGCCGCCCGGTCGCTGATCGACTGACCGTTCAGGGTGCCGATATCATCAACTACCAGGTAAAAGCGAAGCTCTACATGCTGAGTAATGGTCCCGAGAGCGAGCTTGCTCTTGCCGCGGCTAAGACCAGCCTACTGAAGTTCGTGAGCCAGCGACGTCGCCTCGGGCTTGAAGTGTCCGAATCCATCGTGCACGCCTCGCTGCACGTTGAAGGCGTGCGCAAAGTCGTGCTGCAAGATTGGCGGGACATCGTTGCCAGCCCCTACCAAGCCCCCTTTTGCACGGATATCGATTTGTCCCTGGGGGTTGAGTAA
- a CDS encoding phage major tail tube protein — protein sequence MAMPRKLKNMNLFNDGNSYQGVAKSVTPPPLGRKMEAYRGGGMNGPVKADLGFSDDGIQFEWKTGGLDLIALRQFGTVNASGVQLRFAGSFQQDDTGEVSAVEIVVRGRHETIEMGDAQPGEDTEHSITTTCTYYKLIVDNEEIIEIDLLNFIEKVNGVDMLEKQRAAIGL from the coding sequence ATGGCCATGCCTCGCAAACTCAAAAACATGAACCTGTTCAACGACGGCAACAGCTACCAGGGCGTTGCTAAAAGCGTTACCCCGCCCCCGCTCGGTCGCAAGATGGAAGCCTATCGCGGCGGCGGTATGAACGGACCGGTCAAGGCGGATCTGGGCTTCTCCGATGATGGCATTCAATTCGAATGGAAGACCGGTGGCCTGGACCTGATCGCGCTGCGTCAGTTCGGCACTGTGAACGCTTCGGGTGTGCAGCTGCGATTCGCCGGTTCGTTTCAGCAGGACGACACCGGCGAAGTCAGCGCCGTGGAGATCGTCGTACGCGGCCGCCACGAAACCATCGAAATGGGCGATGCCCAGCCCGGTGAAGACACCGAACACAGCATCACCACCACCTGCACCTACTACAAGCTGATCGTCGATAACGAAGAAATCATCGAGATCGATCTGCTCAATTTCATCGAGAAGGTTAACGGTGTCGACATGCTGGAAAAACAGCGCGCCGCCATCGGCCTTTGA
- a CDS encoding phage baseplate assembly protein V: MNDLATLARLIENLIRLGTIAAVQMKPPRVQVKTGSLTTGWLPWIAPRAGADREWNPPTIEEQVILFSPSGQLGNGIVLTGLFSDHIPANGDREGLQRRTYRDGTVIEYDSVAHHLNATLTEGGTTNLISTSGIHIVGPITHEGDYTQTGNQKITGKVTVSEDVIAADISLVNHPHGGVMTGGGKTGKPE, translated from the coding sequence ATGAACGACTTAGCCACCCTCGCCCGCCTGATTGAAAACCTCATCCGCCTCGGCACCATCGCTGCCGTCCAGATGAAGCCCCCGCGTGTGCAAGTCAAAACCGGATCGCTGACCACCGGCTGGTTGCCATGGATTGCCCCGAGAGCCGGCGCCGACCGCGAGTGGAATCCGCCCACCATCGAAGAGCAAGTCATCCTGTTCAGCCCTTCCGGCCAGCTCGGTAACGGCATCGTCCTAACCGGCCTGTTCAGCGACCACATCCCGGCCAACGGCGACCGCGAAGGCCTGCAACGCCGCACCTACCGCGACGGCACGGTGATCGAGTACGACAGCGTCGCTCACCACCTTAACGCCACGCTGACCGAAGGCGGCACCACCAACCTGATCAGCACCAGCGGCATCCACATCGTCGGCCCGATCACCCATGAGGGCGACTACACCCAGACCGGCAACCAGAAAATCACCGGTAAGGTCACCGTATCGGAGGACGTGATCGCGGCAGACATCAGCCTGGTCAATCACCCGCACGGCGGCGTGATGACAGGCGGTGGCAAGACGGGAAAACCGGAATGA
- a CDS encoding GPW/gp25 family protein: MNRETGAAINTVEHIVQSATDILTTRLGTRVMRREYGSLLPELVDHPFNDITRLRAYAATVMALMRWEPRITLSRVQFIGATLQGQTVMDIECSRVDTNEALNLSVPLQLGASV, encoded by the coding sequence ATGAACCGAGAAACCGGCGCCGCAATCAACACCGTCGAGCATATAGTCCAGTCGGCCACCGACATCCTGACCACTCGCCTCGGCACCCGCGTGATGCGTCGGGAGTACGGCAGCTTACTGCCGGAGCTGGTCGATCATCCGTTCAATGACATCACCCGTCTGCGCGCCTATGCCGCCACCGTCATGGCCCTGATGCGCTGGGAACCCCGAATTACCCTCAGCCGTGTGCAATTCATAGGAGCCACGTTACAAGGCCAGACGGTGATGGACATCGAATGCAGCCGTGTCGACACCAACGAGGCGCTAAATCTCAGCGTCCCATTGCAGCTTGGGGCCAGCGTATGA
- a CDS encoding phage tail sheath protein: MADYLHGVRVIELNDGTRPIRTIPTAVIGMVCTAEDADATVFPLDTPVLLTNVQSAIAKAGTKGTLAVSLQAIADQTKPYVIVVRVKEGATEAATTSALIGTTTADGKYTGMKALLAAKAKVGLVPRILGVPGLDSQPVASALVAIGQQLRAFNYVSAWNCKTKEEAVAYRENFGAREVMVIWPDFQNWNTTANATAKASSVARALGLRAKIDQEVGWHKTLSNVAVNGVTGISADVFWDLQNPATDANYLNSNEVTTLINEGGFRFWGSRTCSDDPLFAFENYTRTAQILADTMAEAQMWAVDRPMHASLVRDMIESINAKFRELVTAGYLIGGSCWYPDDINDKDSLKAGKLVLDYDYTPVPPLEDLTLRQRITDRYLIQFANKVNS; the protein is encoded by the coding sequence ATGGCCGATTATCTCCACGGCGTGCGGGTCATCGAACTCAACGACGGCACCCGCCCCATCCGCACCATCCCCACCGCTGTTATCGGCATGGTTTGCACGGCCGAAGACGCTGATGCCACTGTTTTCCCACTGGACACACCGGTTCTACTGACCAACGTACAAAGTGCTATTGCCAAGGCCGGTACCAAAGGCACGCTGGCGGTATCTCTCCAAGCCATTGCCGACCAGACCAAACCCTATGTGATCGTGGTGCGTGTCAAAGAAGGGGCGACGGAAGCAGCCACCACCAGCGCCCTGATTGGTACCACCACCGCCGATGGCAAATACACCGGCATGAAAGCCTTGCTCGCCGCCAAGGCCAAGGTCGGCTTGGTGCCACGCATTCTCGGGGTACCTGGTCTGGACAGCCAACCGGTGGCCAGCGCCCTGGTCGCTATCGGTCAACAATTGCGCGCCTTTAACTACGTCAGTGCCTGGAACTGCAAGACCAAAGAAGAAGCCGTCGCCTACCGCGAAAACTTCGGCGCCCGAGAAGTCATGGTCATCTGGCCGGACTTCCAGAACTGGAACACCACCGCCAATGCAACCGCGAAGGCCTCCTCTGTGGCTCGCGCCTTGGGCCTGCGCGCCAAGATCGACCAGGAAGTGGGCTGGCACAAAACGTTGTCCAACGTTGCGGTCAACGGCGTGACAGGCATCAGCGCCGACGTGTTCTGGGATCTGCAAAACCCCGCCACCGATGCCAACTACCTCAACAGTAACGAGGTCACCACCCTGATCAACGAGGGCGGCTTTCGCTTCTGGGGCAGTCGGACGTGCAGCGACGATCCGTTATTCGCTTTCGAGAACTACACCCGTACCGCGCAGATCCTCGCCGACACCATGGCCGAGGCGCAGATGTGGGCTGTGGACAGGCCCATGCATGCCTCTCTGGTGCGCGACATGATCGAGAGCATCAACGCCAAGTTCCGCGAACTGGTCACCGCGGGCTACCTGATTGGCGGCAGCTGCTGGTACCCGGATGACATAAACGACAAAGACAGCCTGAAGGCCGGGAAGCTTGTTCTCGATTACGACTACACACCGGTACCGCCGCTGGAAGACCTGACCCTTCGGCAGCGCATCACCGACCGTTACCTGATCCAGTTCGCCAACAAAGTTAATAGCTAA